The proteins below come from a single Zea mays cultivar B73 chromosome 8, Zm-B73-REFERENCE-NAM-5.0, whole genome shotgun sequence genomic window:
- the LOC100283825 gene encoding 50S ribosomal protein L27, chloroplastic encodes MASMAFALAGAFKGLSLAPTTTTSSFPRCDRASLSVGGAAGVPVPVPARRLTIQMAHKKGAGSTKNGRDSKGQRLGVKIYGDQLAKPGAIIIRQRGTRVYPGNNVGMGKDHTLFSLIDGLVKFEKYGPDKKKVSVYPYEKEPENPNSYRARKREYFRMRRERKKARAEGAAEPQLVLAAVDENSEVSADC; translated from the exons ATGGCCTCCATGGCGTTCGCCCTGGCGGGGGCCTTCAAGGGCCTCTCCCTGgcgcccaccaccaccacctcctccttCCCGCGCTGCGACCGCGCCTCGCTCTCCGTCGGCGGCGCAGCGGGCGTGCCGGTGCCGGTGCCGGCGCGGCGGCTCACCATCCAGATGGCGCACAAGAAGGGGGCCGGGAGCACCAAGAACGGCCGCGACTCCAAGGGCCAGCGCCTCGGGGTCAAGATATACGGCGACCAGCTCGCCAAGCCCGGGGCCATCATCATCCGCCAGCGCGGCACCAGG GTCTATCCTGGAAATAACGTTGGAATGGGCAAGGATCACACACTCTTTTCTTTGATAGATGGACTCGTCAAGTTTGAGAAGTATGGGCCGGACAAGAAAAAG GTTAGTGTTTACCCATATGAGAAGGAGCCTGAAAACCCAAACAGTTACAGAGCAAGGAAGAGAGAGTACTTCCGCATGCGGCGTGAACGGAAGAAGGCGAGAGCGGAGGGCGCCGCTGAGCCTCAGTTGGTACTAGCTGCTGTTGATGAAAACTCTGAGGTCAGCGCGGACTGCTGA